A segment of the Vibrio aquimaris genome:
TTTGCTCACTCCACTCATCAGTTGTTTACTGACTTGTTCTGCGACCTGTTCAGATACTTGTTTACCAACTTGTTGAGCAATGTTAGTGACTTCTTGTGTCGATCCTTTTGCAATACTTTCAACCAGTTTAGGGGCCGCTTCTTGCATTGCAGTTTCGGTTCCTTTCGCAATAGATCGTGTCGCTGAAATAGCTCTACCAGCCTGGAAGATATCCAATGCCATTGCGACAACTTCAGCGCCAAGCTGGACTTTTCCTGCAACATCGATAACTTGCTGACATTTTTCCTTATTGGCACCACACAAGATTGCGGTTTCAGCAGCTGCTTTGACCATACCGGCAATACCAGCAGTTAGGTAAGCTGCGCCACTCGCCATGTCCATGGCACCACCAACTACATCCCCAACAGCGACACGAGCGGCGCCTTCTATGAGCTTGAATACACCAATGACGGCTTCTACTGCACCAACAATCCAGTCAAAGATTGCGCCAAATATCCCACCTTTCTGCGCCTTTTCAGATTGCTCTATCCGTTTACTTAATTGCTCTTGGAATTCTTTGACTTGCTGATCACGAAGCACTGCTTGGGTATCTGTCATCAACCTAGCAGCTTTCGCTGCCGCATTCGCCGTATCACCAAATGTTTTTAATCCTAAGTTCGCAGACATCAGAACCATATCGTTCATCGAAGCCTTTTCAAGCTGACTGATGGTCGCACTGTCATCTTTATGAAATGCCGAGAGTACTCGTTGCAGCGCCTGGCTAGCTGCATCAGAACTTACTACGTTTCTCTTAACATCATTTCCATTTTCAATAACATCAACTAAGCCTTCCTTAGAACCAGAGGAAGGGAAACGTGATCTGGCCTGTTTTGTATTTTCAAGGCGCTCAACATCTGAGGTTGACCCCACTGAGGTTTGAGTATTGAAGTTAACACTAGTCATGGGACACCTCCTGAACAAGTTGAGCTAAACCTTGTTTAGCCTTCACGGCTATTTCATCCCATTTGCCATCTTTATGGCATTCACTAACTCTAACGGCTGCCTTATAGGATTTAACCGCATAATCTTTGTTTCCGACCGCGAGATAGTTTTTCGCCGCAAAATATGGACTACGTGGGTCTTGGATATTTATTATCCCAGCACGACCGAAGCAAAAAATGGCTTCTTCATGCTCCTTAAGCTGATGACAACATGTACCTAAGGAAAAAAAGTAATCGAAGTTCCACTGATCAATCTTCATCAACAAGTAAAATATTCTTTTTGCACCTTCATAATCGCCGTAGTTCATTAGTTGTGTACCGTAACGATAAAGAAGGCCCAAATCTTTCTCATCGACATCCGCTAACATTTTTAAAGAACCGCCTTGCTGGAGAAATGTATGCAATGTCTCAAAATCTTTTTGTTCCATAATTCCTCCTAGCGAATGTTTTGTGCGATGGATTTATTCATTTCTGCCAACATGGTTTGCATGCTGTTAAGCAAACTAACGGTGACATTGTAGGTTTGCATAATTTTCTGCAGTTGAAGCTGTGACTGAGATACAAAGTCAGACGCTCGGTTTGATACAGTTTCAAGGGCTGACTTCACCGCTTTCAGCTTACCTTGATCTAAACCTCCTGCGGCTTCTAGCGCATTGGCAATATGCTGCATATGAGCTTTACTCACTCTTTGGTATGACATATAGCCGACCTCAGGTAGGCCCCATATGTAGTCGCAAGCCCTTTTCCCATCGACTTTAATGCCGTGCTGGTCCATGTATGTTACGACGTCTTGCCAACTGTATGACTGCATGCCTTCTGGACCACATTCGTTAATTTTTGCTTTGAGTTTCTCAAGATAACTAGCAGAAGGATCATTGGCTTTTAGGTATTCGCTAATTGACTTTCCATCAACAGTAAAGCCATTATCCTTCATATACTTAATGACCTCTGGAGGAATTTTACCTGTTGCCTTATCGCCTTCTTTTGCCACTTGAGCTATCACTTCATCAACGCGATTCGCCATATCTTGTGCATTACGAGAAACATCTGCTTTAGCTTGCATTTGACTATATTTAGCATCTGCTAGTTCAGACAGTAGATTCATAAACAAATACAAAACAGCCACACCGCCAGATAATACACAGTCACCATCTATTGCATTTTTTAACTCAACTTTGTCATTATTTACTGACAAAGGAGTATTAATGCCTTGATCAATTTGAAGCATAAAAACCCCTTATTATCAATTAATATATTTGCCGAAAATTATCGAATATTTTGCGCTATTGATTTATTCATCTCTGCTAGCATTGTTTGCATGCTATTTAATAAGCTCACTGTTACATTGTAGGTTTGCATTAATTTCTGCAACTGCAATTGCGATTGAGATACAAAGTCAGATGCTCGATTTGACACTGTTTCCAAGGATGCTTTTACGGCTTTTAACTTACCCTGATCAAGATGGTTTCCATTTTCTTTCAAATATTGATCGATAGTTTTTCCATCGACTTTAAAACCATTGTCGCGCATATAATTTACAACATCTTGAGGTAATTCACGGGTGGCCTTATCACCTTCTTTTGCAGCTTCGGCAACTTTTTCATCCACTCGGTTTGCCATATCTTGAGCAGTACGAGAAACGTCTGATTTTTGCTGCATTTGGCTATATTTTGCATTCGCCATTTCAGATAGCAGGTTCATAAACATATAAAGCACAGCGATACCACCTGAAAGTACACAGTCTCCTCTAGACGCTATAGTGTTTTTTATATCTTCACTTTGTTGTGAGTTGATGATGCTGGTACCTTGAGTACCTGATGTATCGTTAAGATTAACAGCCATAATATATTCCTCTAATTTCTAGATTATTACTACAAGCTGGGTTCTAAATTGGAAATTCACCATTTAGCATCTCAGTTTGTATTTTGATAATAAAATGACTGATCGTTTTTTTATTTCCAATATGAAGACAAACCAACAATTAGTGGTATGACCAGATATTTTAAATTTGTTTTTTTATAAAAAACCGATGAATAAACAAATATCATCGGTCGATAATGAAACTGTATAATGGCGATTAATAACTAATCACATATAGTTTTTATATCTCTTTTTCTTAGGCTTAGGAAAAGACTCTCCGCTTGCATTATCTTCCTCACCTATTGCTTTAAAACCTTCTTGTAGTTGTTTAAAGTTTTCTTCGAGCATAGTGACTTTTAACATGATAGCCTGTTGAGAATTCTGAATCCCTTCTGGGAATGCTTGATTTAACTTTTCGAGCTTAGCGCGGGCTTTAGGATCATGGTTTGACTGTTCCACCAACACTTGAATCTCACCTTGAAGTTGTTGAAATTCTCTCATTTGTTCTGCGAGCACACCCTTGCGATGGTTTAAATCCTCCATCACGGCTTTGATATCATCTAATGTGTCCATGATTACCTCCTAGGTAAGTAATAAATTAGTGTGTTTATTTATAACGTGTCGCTAGAATGCCAATGACATCTTTTGCAGCCTCAATGGCTCCATTTAGTGTTTGGATATTTTTATGTGACTCATTAATTAGTTCTGCCTTAGTTTTATCTAACTGAATAATTAACGCATCTTTGATTTTGGGGTCATTTTTTAAACATGTCTCTAGGTTAGTAATACGTGCCATAATTCCTCCTATTTATAGAATGAATGGTATATGGATGACTTCGCCATCACGGCTTAAGTCCAATCCTTTTAAATCGATATGGCTAACAACATAGCCATTTTCCAGCTTGCTATTCATAGTAAGTCGACTGCCATTGTTTAGCTCAACAAAAGGTTGGCTTGTATTACCGCCAAAACTAACTATCTGACCGGATAAATAACGAGTTAAATTGTCTCTGATAGGAATATTCTCAAACCTAACATCAACGACTTGACCTGTACTCGCCATGAGGTTTTTGTTGACTTGATATATTTGACCACGAACATCATCATTGATTTGACCAGTAACGAGTATACTTTCTTGCCGCCTTTCAACCATTACATCATTCAACAATTTATGTTCACGTAGTGCATCAATAAATTTTTGAACATACCCTCCGATGTCATTCGCCACTTGCCAATGCTTTAACCCCTGGATTTGTTCCAATTCTGTTGTGACCTTATCCCATTGTTCACTTGATTGAATCGCTCCTGAAATTCTAACTTCACCCATGCGACGAGTTGGCGACACATGGACATTCTGATAGCCATTCGCACTTAGAACGGATTCAACACTACCTACTAACTTATCCGTGCAGGTTGTTTTGGCATTAAATCGGATAGAGTGTTGCTTAAGCCCTTCTTTTAATTTGGCCATCGAAGTGGAGTTATCACAATATCCTGTGAGCGTCACAATTCCATCGGATCCCCAACTTGCGTCTACTTGATGTAACGCTGGCACATTAAGCTGACTTTGCAGCCATAAACGTGGATTAAACACAGGTTCAACCTTGGCTGGAAGCATTAGTACACACAACATGATTGCCAGAGCGAATAAACTGGTTGTTAACAAAAAGATGTTGCTCAAGCGACTAGAGTTTCTGGTTAAATGTGGAGGTAATTTTTGCCATATAAGCTCTTGCTCACCACGACCTAAAATAAACCCCACTCCAGATAGTTCAATGGGTTGACCTAAAGGCAGATACTCTTCATGAGCCGTTTTTTTTCCACTAACCCATACATCTAGGTTAGACTTCACCATCACACCTTTTTCATCAACACTGATGTTTATGACTTCACGTTGTTCAATTGGAACCATGATATCACCACTGGGTCCCATAGAAAGTTCCCCTGAAGGGAGCTTTAGCTCTCTGCCTTGCATTGGGCCTGTAAGCCATAAAAGTTTGATACTTGCTTCCATAATCAGTCCTCGTTATTGATTAACGGGTTCAGCTTTGATTAGAAACAAACGCATTACGCTCTGTTTACTGTGGTCAGTGCTTCTAAACAGCCCACCCAATAACGGTATGTCGCCTAGAAGCGGAATTTTATTCTCCACGGTATGATCTTTATCTTGAACAAAGCCACCGAGTAACAGGCTTTCTCCAGTTTTTAACGTCGCCTGAGTTGCGATCTCTGAATTTTCAACTTGAGGCAATGGGTCTTTGCTACTCAAAGGTTTAGCCTGTTGTCCATCTTGAATGTTAAGTGACAGCATCACTTTTTTATGATGATTTTCATTGACAAGCCTTGGAGTTACTCTGAGTAAAGACCCCGTTGTGACAGACTCGAGTTTAGCGACTTTCTCGCCTTCAACTTTGGTATAGAAAGTGACATTTTTATCTAATACTGCCTGAACATTGTTAAGAGTTACGACAGAAGGTCTAGACAACACTTTTGCTTTAGAATTCTGTTGTAGGGCATTTAGCCTAACCATAAAATTCCCTGTGTTACCAATCACAGTCGAAAAATTATCACTACTTAAGCTTCCTTGATTGAAGGTCACACTACCCCCACCAATCTTGGCAGCCGCAGACCAATCAATTCCCAATTGATTGAAGTCAGAAGTATCAACATCAATAATTGTGACCGAAACTTCAATCATGGTAGGCGTGATATCCAGCTGCTTAATCAAGGACGCATATATAGTCATGTCTTGCTTGTTTGTTCTTACAATCACAGCATTTTGTCTTGAGTCTGCCGAAAAACTTGCTATTTCTTCTTTAGATTGAGAATTATCTTCCTGATCAATTTGCTTCAATACCGACACGACACCGGGTACAGTGACGTCTTGACTACGATAGCTATATACAGTGTCAGTTGCAGATGCATATTTTAAAGGGAAAATACGCACCTCTTTTTGTGACTTAGCGTGTTGCTGCGAGTCAGTATCAAGCTGTTTTACAAATTTGGTAACCGAGCTAACACAAGCAGGAACACCATTAACTTGTACTGCATGAAGCCCTGATATTGGGGTAACTTCACAAGCGACTTTATCTAAAAGGTTGGCTTTAGCGATATAATGAATTGCCTGGCCATTTGAAAGAGATGAAAGCGAGACTATTTCATTTTTCACTTGTCTCGCCTTATAAACATGCAACAAGTCACCATCGTAGTACCATACTAAGCCGTACTGTTGAGCTAGCATGGTAAGGATCTGTTTAGGCGTTTTTCCATTTATCTGGCCACTAAATGTGTCGTTGACTTGGTTGCTAACATCAATAGGAATACCATAATTTTTACCCACATCTTCTATAACCGATTTTAGTGGAGTGCCACGACTATAAAAAACAAAGGGCTCACCTTGCCATTGCACTGAAGAAATCGGTGCTGCATGAACAAAATTGATAGTCAAAAGCAATAACCAACATAGTAACTTTTTCATAGCTTTTTCCTCCAGATACGAGGTTTATTGGCTGGGGCTGTTTTTAACATATCTCGTTCTAGATAATGGATTAATGCCAACTGCAACTGTATGGATGAAGTGAGTTCTTCATCATCTAGGTCATCAGGGTAACAAGACCACAGAACCCACTCTTCTCCGCGCTTTTCAAGTGCACAGTCCCACCCTTGTTCACAAGCAGCCAACACAAGAGTTGCTTGCCTTAGCCAACTGCGATCATTTGGAGGCGTTATCATTATTCCGAACGTGAAATAGTACTCTGACTTGATACAGCTAGCTAATCGACCAGCACAAGAAACTTGCCAATGACTATTTGAAGGCAAGTCAGTTGTATCGATATAACTCATCGCTAGTAAACGTTCGAACATTGAAAACCTCTTCGTTTCCGATTATGAAAACATTATCAATTGTTCATTGATTACTTACTATCAGGTGAACACCTTAGTCGCAAATCGGTGCCATGATATTACTATCGTTCAACAGCAAATATGGACCTTAGGCGGCAATTCGCGCTATGGTAGAACTAGAAAAAGCGTGTAACTACAGACTTAGGATTGGACATGAAAACTAGCTGGAATTCCTCCCTCGTCACCAAGCTCACTGTCGCATTTGTTTCTGTTTTTATTGGCTTATGGGTCCTAATTCAAATCAGCGCCTTTGATAACACCTATAAAGGCACTCTCAATCAAACACTCAAAAGCTATAACGAAATGGGAGAGATTCGATCTCAGATGAATCAAAGCTTGTTTCAACAAGCCATGGAAGATACACAGCAATTTGAACAGAGACTCGAGCAATTTAAAACGTTAAGGATTGATCCCAATATTGAACTGGTTGCCAGGCAATTTAATATTGGAAAACAAACTTTGGATATTGACCATAAAAAACTCTGGGCTCTGCAAACATTCGGTATTGCTGGGCAGCAACGCTATGTTGACTCCTTTATCATAGAGCCGAATAAACATGTCTCAATTTACTCTGCATCCGAGCGAGAACGGGAACATCAAGAGCAGAGAATTCAAGAGATTATTGACCTTGCTAAGCGTCCGGCCAAAGAGGGTTTTCGCTGGAGTGAGCCTAAGTATGACCGCGAACGCAACAGTGTTTACATTCTGCTGAGTTACACACTGGATCCCAATAATAGTTTGGCTCGTCAGGTTGGCTTTGCGATTAATATTGAAGATGTACTCACAGTTTCCAATGTCTATGCCAAAGATGACATCAATTTATTTATCACCCGAGATGATATTGTCCCTGTATTTGATCAAATAGGAATAAATGACACGATAAAGAAAGAGTTGAAACAGTTTATTGAGTATAACCAGAGTGCTAGTGCTGTCAAAGGTAAACCTAAATTTCCTCAAATCAACAACTTTTATGTGGTCAGTAAATTTATTGATGGCCCAAACTGGCATCAAATTTCGTTAATACCCAAGTCTAAAATTGAAAAGCTGGCCTA
Coding sequences within it:
- a CDS encoding secretion protein EspA, whose product is MAVNLNDTSGTQGTSIINSQQSEDIKNTIASRGDCVLSGGIAVLYMFMNLLSEMANAKYSQMQQKSDVSRTAQDMANRVDEKVAEAAKEGDKATRELPQDVVNYMRDNGFKVDGKTIDQYLKENGNHLDQGKLKAVKASLETVSNRASDFVSQSQLQLQKLMQTYNVTVSLLNSMQTMLAEMNKSIAQNIR
- the sctD gene encoding type III secretion system inner membrane ring subunit SctD, with translation MEASIKLLWLTGPMQGRELKLPSGELSMGPSGDIMVPIEQREVINISVDEKGVMVKSNLDVWVSGKKTAHEEYLPLGQPIELSGVGFILGRGEQELIWQKLPPHLTRNSSRLSNIFLLTTSLFALAIMLCVLMLPAKVEPVFNPRLWLQSQLNVPALHQVDASWGSDGIVTLTGYCDNSTSMAKLKEGLKQHSIRFNAKTTCTDKLVGSVESVLSANGYQNVHVSPTRRMGEVRISGAIQSSEQWDKVTTELEQIQGLKHWQVANDIGGYVQKFIDALREHKLLNDVMVERRQESILVTGQINDDVRGQIYQVNKNLMASTGQVVDVRFENIPIRDNLTRYLSGQIVSFGGNTSQPFVELNNGSRLTMNSKLENGYVVSHIDLKGLDLSRDGEVIHIPFIL
- a CDS encoding type III secretion system translocon protein, with amino-acid sequence MTSVNFNTQTSVGSTSDVERLENTKQARSRFPSSGSKEGLVDVIENGNDVKRNVVSSDAASQALQRVLSAFHKDDSATISQLEKASMNDMVLMSANLGLKTFGDTANAAAKAARLMTDTQAVLRDQQVKEFQEQLSKRIEQSEKAQKGGIFGAIFDWIVGAVEAVIGVFKLIEGAARVAVGDVVGGAMDMASGAAYLTAGIAGMVKAAAETAILCGANKEKCQQVIDVAGKVQLGAEVVAMALDIFQAGRAISATRSIAKGTETAMQEAAPKLVESIAKGSTQEVTNIAQQVGKQVSEQVAEQVSKQLMSGVSKGVEQVAERGGQIAKSLAKAFSEEAIQQLVTKSVEQAATKAIEKGVQMTAQEITKQVTTAVRNEVIKTIIKACTYTSLDLIRASAGSGKAITSGIVTEEKAKLQKQIEELILKQNLMEFCYDWYDKAKEQQSKTIKDLVDKQGDSLDGATKVINESGMLQARIATSAV
- a CDS encoding EscC/YscC/HrcC family type III secretion system outer membrane ring protein, giving the protein MKKLLCWLLLLTINFVHAAPISSVQWQGEPFVFYSRGTPLKSVIEDVGKNYGIPIDVSNQVNDTFSGQINGKTPKQILTMLAQQYGLVWYYDGDLLHVYKARQVKNEIVSLSSLSNGQAIHYIAKANLLDKVACEVTPISGLHAVQVNGVPACVSSVTKFVKQLDTDSQQHAKSQKEVRIFPLKYASATDTVYSYRSQDVTVPGVVSVLKQIDQEDNSQSKEEIASFSADSRQNAVIVRTNKQDMTIYASLIKQLDITPTMIEVSVTIIDVDTSDFNQLGIDWSAAAKIGGGSVTFNQGSLSSDNFSTVIGNTGNFMVRLNALQQNSKAKVLSRPSVVTLNNVQAVLDKNVTFYTKVEGEKVAKLESVTTGSLLRVTPRLVNENHHKKVMLSLNIQDGQQAKPLSSKDPLPQVENSEIATQATLKTGESLLLGGFVQDKDHTVENKIPLLGDIPLLGGLFRSTDHSKQSVMRLFLIKAEPVNQ
- a CDS encoding SycD/LcrH family type III secretion system chaperone; this encodes MEQKDFETLHTFLQQGGSLKMLADVDEKDLGLLYRYGTQLMNYGDYEGAKRIFYLLMKIDQWNFDYFFSLGTCCHQLKEHEEAIFCFGRAGIINIQDPRSPYFAAKNYLAVGNKDYAVKSYKAAVRVSECHKDGKWDEIAVKAKQGLAQLVQEVSHD
- a CDS encoding secretion protein EspA, producing MLQIDQGINTPLSVNNDKVELKNAIDGDCVLSGGVAVLYLFMNLLSELADAKYSQMQAKADVSRNAQDMANRVDEVIAQVAKEGDKATGKIPPEVIKYMKDNGFTVDGKSISEYLKANDPSASYLEKLKAKINECGPEGMQSYSWQDVVTYMDQHGIKVDGKRACDYIWGLPEVGYMSYQRVSKAHMQHIANALEAAGGLDQGKLKAVKSALETVSNRASDFVSQSQLQLQKIMQTYNVTVSLLNSMQTMLAEMNKSIAQNIR
- a CDS encoding EscE/YscE/SsaE family type III secretion system needle protein co-chaperone, whose amino-acid sequence is MARITNLETCLKNDPKIKDALIIQLDKTKAELINESHKNIQTLNGAIEAAKDVIGILATRYK